The Winogradskyella schleiferi genome has a window encoding:
- the cysD gene encoding sulfate adenylyltransferase subunit CysD produces MSNYVINHLKELESEAIFVIREIAAQFENPVLLFSGGKDSILLTHLAKKAFFPAKIPFPLIHIDTGHNFPETIAFRDELVEKLGVKLIVGSVQEAIDKGRAKEETGADASRNSLQIVSLLDTLEDYKVDAAMGGARRDEEKARAKERFFSHRDEFGQWDPKNQRPELWNLFNGRKNYGEHFRVFPISNWTEMDVWEYIKLENIDLPSLYFSHQRDCVVRDGVILANSEFIKLKEKEEVVNMTIRYRTCGDMPITGAVESEADNLEKIIEEIATTRTTERGGRADDKRAETAMEDRKKQGYF; encoded by the coding sequence ATGAGTAATTACGTAATTAATCATTTAAAAGAATTAGAATCGGAAGCTATTTTTGTGATTCGAGAGATTGCTGCGCAATTTGAAAATCCTGTTCTGCTTTTTTCAGGTGGAAAAGATTCAATTTTACTGACGCACTTAGCTAAAAAAGCCTTCTTTCCTGCAAAAATACCGTTTCCATTAATTCATATTGATACGGGTCATAATTTTCCTGAAACCATTGCTTTTAGAGATGAATTAGTGGAGAAATTAGGCGTTAAACTTATTGTTGGTTCTGTTCAAGAAGCGATTGATAAAGGGAGGGCGAAGGAAGAAACTGGAGCTGATGCGTCTCGTAATTCACTCCAGATAGTTTCGTTGTTAGATACACTTGAAGACTATAAAGTTGATGCTGCGATGGGTGGAGCAAGACGAGATGAAGAAAAAGCGCGTGCAAAAGAACGTTTCTTTTCCCACCGTGATGAATTTGGACAATGGGATCCAAAAAATCAGAGACCGGAATTATGGAATCTTTTTAATGGTCGTAAGAATTACGGAGAACACTTTAGGGTGTTTCCTATTTCTAATTGGACAGAAATGGATGTTTGGGAATATATTAAACTAGAGAATATCGATTTACCGTCCCTATATTTCTCACATCAACGCGATTGTGTCGTTAGAGATGGCGTGATTTTAGCAAATTCAGAATTCATCAAGTTAAAGGAAAAAGAAGAAGTTGTTAATATGACCATTCGTTACCGTACTTGTGGTGATATGCCAATTACAGGTGCTGTTGAATCTGAAGCCGATAATCTTGAGAAAATCATTGAAGAAATCGCAACAACACGTACCACAGAGCGAGGTGGGCGAGCAGATGATAAGCGTGCTGAAACGGCCATGGAAGATCGTAAAAAACAAGGTTACTTTTAA
- a CDS encoding T9SS type A sorting domain-containing protein, translating to MKKTYIFYFLVALFSLGYSQAPIVTIDRANIVGPTASGNDPSISSLGLTRGSGVNLATAAAANFTSNSWNATSQAQAESNNEFIQWSVTASASNSIEITEIDIRNRKNVNGPANWQIFYSIDNFATAGIPITPIQTSADTATNYNFNGLSIISGIAETVTFRLYAWNAVNDGGWFRIAGRNAWSGFGIATPGIRLTGTVTTTAVFDTESIIDATTFDPTDNINYTSYNVTSGLNTTNAIKIGEFAILDGGDDLVDADNVGTILTDLEFNISNSSYLSALAIFDGTTNISEVTVSSDTATFSGLTGLTAADNSVKTFDVYATFSSTVMDNEQIQLSITSVSADPILGSTFAAFDAGGAQTSIAGDDNRIEVTVSNVVFDQQPTDSFQFEIMTPFPTIIAVDANGNQDLDYNQSFSVISSGSMDPSPIIYTMTNGLATFDTIVFIEKETVTTLVAFGGPYFAASSSFNIAGPLITLAEQDFDNTTPEWTYTTDVATFDNGWGLDGYYGVIDSAIATPLDNPSFSNNIFGENDLNDEGDNGTTGFATITFDSIDITSYNDVTLSFDWDVHGYVNNSDDARYRLIYDGVNQPLVFLLDGNGTIDTDEGTVTVNIPNSVNTVALQVSVRNNGNNGYSGFDNFKLTSVFDGLLYTDNGWSPNAPSISTGSDNAYVLDGTYNVGTNIEINNLFINSAATTTVSAGQSIVTTTGLVNEGILELNSVSTSYSSLISDNVIGDVVYNRHVNQFIGSGSSTGANDLVSAPVTSSTQTFLALRTANPDIPFGTIDGVPSFLFGPFDNDTDTFINFTAADDNTIISSGIGYRTASTEPTGSLFRFVGNVESGPITTPISVGAGNIFNLVGNPYPSYIELSAFLAANNSEFNPINSGVYGYDGSATDGYTIWNQAYSDANPNAAITPGQGFLIASKVGGGTISFTPAMRTIGTTDDFIAGRSSQNLAHVELQLSKGNSSYNTNLYFNDNASLGMDPGYDSALFDETTPSFALYSHLIEDNLGKDFAAQAVSYSDLNNVTFPLGINIAQGEQAVVSISESDIPEGTSVILEDNVTNTFTNLLESDYTFTPATTLNATGRFYVHFYSGTLGLNDVSLESIEIYTNANAKTVVVKGQLENKTTVKLYDIQGRVVSAQLTESKNSEHSIDVSNLAAGIYVVELQSNSGHIKSQKVIIR from the coding sequence ATGAAAAAAACTTACATTTTTTACTTTTTGGTAGCCCTTTTCTCGTTAGGATATAGTCAGGCGCCTATTGTAACTATAGACCGCGCCAACATTGTTGGCCCTACTGCAAGTGGTAATGATCCCTCAATATCTTCTCTGGGATTAACGAGGGGCTCAGGAGTGAATTTGGCTACTGCTGCTGCTGCAAATTTCACATCGAATTCTTGGAATGCAACTTCACAAGCGCAGGCTGAATCAAACAATGAATTTATACAATGGTCAGTAACTGCAAGTGCAAGTAACAGCATCGAAATCACCGAAATAGATATCAGAAACAGAAAAAATGTTAATGGCCCAGCAAATTGGCAAATTTTCTATAGTATAGATAATTTTGCTACCGCTGGAATTCCTATTACCCCTATTCAAACTTCAGCTGATACAGCGACTAACTACAATTTTAACGGGTTAAGTATAATTTCAGGAATTGCTGAAACTGTAACTTTTAGATTATATGCATGGAACGCAGTTAATGATGGTGGTTGGTTTAGAATTGCAGGAAGAAATGCATGGTCTGGTTTTGGAATAGCAACTCCCGGAATTAGACTAACTGGAACAGTTACCACTACAGCTGTCTTTGATACTGAATCAATTATTGACGCAACTACTTTTGACCCTACAGATAATATAAACTACACATCATATAATGTTACATCAGGATTAAATACCACAAATGCTATAAAAATAGGCGAATTTGCTATTTTAGATGGCGGCGATGATTTAGTAGATGCTGATAATGTAGGTACAATTTTAACTGATTTAGAATTTAATATCTCCAATAGTTCTTACCTTTCTGCTTTAGCAATTTTTGATGGAACAACCAATATTTCTGAGGTTACCGTTTCTTCCGATACAGCAACTTTTTCTGGACTCACGGGTTTAACTGCAGCAGACAATAGTGTTAAAACCTTTGATGTCTATGCAACCTTCAGTTCTACAGTTATGGATAATGAACAAATTCAACTTTCCATAACCTCTGTATCTGCAGATCCTATTTTGGGATCTACTTTTGCGGCCTTTGACGCCGGAGGCGCACAAACATCAATTGCAGGTGATGATAATAGAATTGAGGTCACAGTAAGTAATGTTGTTTTTGATCAGCAACCTACGGATTCATTTCAATTTGAAATTATGACGCCTTTCCCAACTATTATTGCTGTTGATGCTAATGGCAATCAAGATTTAGACTACAATCAAAGTTTTAGTGTCATATCTTCTGGCTCTATGGATCCGTCGCCCATTATTTATACTATGACTAATGGACTGGCAACCTTTGATACCATAGTATTTATAGAAAAAGAAACTGTAACCACTCTTGTTGCTTTTGGTGGTCCTTATTTTGCCGCTAGCTCTTCTTTTAATATAGCGGGTCCATTAATTACTTTAGCCGAACAAGATTTTGACAATACCACTCCTGAATGGACATACACAACTGATGTAGCTACTTTTGATAATGGATGGGGATTAGATGGCTACTATGGCGTTATTGATAGCGCAATTGCTACACCATTAGATAATCCTTCATTCTCAAATAACATTTTTGGTGAGAATGATTTAAATGACGAAGGCGATAACGGCACTACTGGCTTTGCTACTATTACTTTTGATTCCATTGATATTACAAGTTACAATGATGTTACATTGTCTTTTGATTGGGATGTGCATGGTTATGTAAATAATTCTGATGATGCGCGATATAGATTAATTTATGACGGTGTTAACCAACCCCTCGTATTTTTATTAGATGGTAATGGCACTATAGATACAGATGAAGGTACTGTGACCGTTAATATCCCTAATTCAGTAAATACCGTTGCATTGCAAGTTAGTGTAAGGAATAACGGCAATAATGGCTATTCTGGATTTGACAATTTCAAATTAACTAGTGTATTTGATGGTTTACTGTATACTGATAACGGTTGGTCACCGAATGCACCCTCAATTTCAACAGGAAGTGATAATGCTTACGTACTTGATGGTACCTACAATGTAGGAACTAACATTGAAATCAATAATTTATTTATTAATAGCGCAGCAACCACAACGGTCTCTGCTGGACAATCAATTGTAACAACAACCGGTTTAGTTAATGAGGGTATTTTAGAGTTAAACTCAGTCTCAACTTCATATTCGAGTTTAATTAGTGATAATGTTATAGGCGATGTAGTTTATAATAGACATGTCAATCAATTTATTGGTAGTGGCTCATCAACTGGTGCTAATGATTTAGTTTCGGCGCCTGTAACTAGTAGTACACAAACATTTTTAGCCCTTAGAACTGCCAATCCAGATATTCCATTCGGAACTATAGACGGTGTGCCTTCATTTTTATTTGGACCATTTGATAACGATACAGACACCTTCATTAATTTTACTGCCGCAGATGACAATACGATTATTTCTTCTGGCATAGGTTATAGAACAGCCTCTACAGAGCCTACTGGATCATTATTTAGATTTGTTGGAAATGTGGAATCAGGGCCAATAACAACTCCTATATCAGTGGGTGCAGGTAACATTTTTAATCTCGTAGGAAATCCATACCCGTCATATATTGAACTCTCGGCATTCTTAGCAGCTAATAACAGTGAATTTAATCCTATCAATTCGGGAGTATATGGTTATGACGGATCAGCTACAGATGGTTATACTATTTGGAATCAGGCATATTCAGATGCCAATCCTAATGCAGCTATAACACCAGGCCAAGGGTTTCTTATCGCTTCTAAAGTAGGCGGAGGAACTATATCTTTTACACCTGCCATGAGAACGATAGGTACAACTGATGATTTTATTGCCGGAAGATCTAGCCAAAACCTAGCTCATGTTGAGCTTCAATTATCTAAAGGAAATTCTTCTTATAATACCAACTTATATTTTAACGATAATGCCTCATTAGGTATGGACCCTGGTTATGACTCTGCATTGTTTGATGAAACGACGCCAAGTTTTGCATTGTATTCTCATTTAATTGAAGACAACCTAGGAAAAGATTTTGCCGCACAGGCGGTAAGCTATTCAGACCTTAACAATGTGACATTTCCATTAGGAATAAATATAGCACAAGGCGAACAAGCTGTAGTCAGTATTTCTGAAAGCGACATTCCAGAAGGAACTTCAGTGATACTAGAAGACAACGTAACTAATACCTTTACTAATTTATTGGAAAGCGATTACACATTTACGCCTGCCACAACATTAAATGCAACGGGTAGATTCTATGTCCATTTCTATAGCGGAACTTTAGGACTCAATGACGTTAGTTTAGAAAGTATCGAAATATACACTAATGCAAATGCTAAAACGGTTGTAGTGAAAGGTCAGTTAGAAAACAAAACAACTGTTAAGCTATATGATATTCAAGGGAGAGTTGTAAGTGCTCAACTAACGGAATCTAAAAACTCAGAGCATAGCATTGATGTTTCTAATCTTGCCGCTGGTATTTATGTGGTTGAATTACAAAGTAATTCTGGTCACATTAAATCTCAAAAGGTTATTATCAGATAG
- a CDS encoding DUF2061 domain-containing protein: MRFSKRHLAKTITWRIIGTLDTFLLSWFISDNIQFGSQIALLELVTKMILYYLHERAWFKSKIKSSNKRHVLKTFSWRAVGTLDTFILGWIITGNPLTGLKIGGAEVLTKMLLYFGHEKLWYRIDFGLDRRNERKRLNELKKSREL; this comes from the coding sequence TTGAGGTTCAGTAAACGACATCTAGCCAAAACTATTACCTGGCGTATCATAGGAACATTAGATACATTTCTATTATCGTGGTTTATATCCGATAATATTCAGTTCGGTTCTCAAATAGCGCTTTTGGAGTTGGTCACCAAGATGATTCTTTATTATTTGCACGAGCGTGCTTGGTTTAAATCTAAGATAAAATCGTCGAACAAGCGTCACGTATTAAAGACATTTTCATGGCGAGCCGTAGGAACGTTGGATACCTTTATATTAGGCTGGATAATTACAGGAAACCCCTTGACTGGTCTTAAAATTGGTGGTGCCGAAGTCCTTACAAAAATGCTATTGTATTTTGGGCACGAAAAATTATGGTACCGTATAGATTTTGGTTTGGACCGAAGAAATGAAAGAAAACGCTTGAACGAATTAAAAAAATCTCGTGAATTATGA
- the cysC gene encoding adenylyl-sulfate kinase, whose amino-acid sequence MSINTVRHEYKITKSDREKLNAHRSFLVWFTGLSGSGKSTLANLVEVELHKRNISTFSLDGDNIRQGINKDLSFAPEDRTENIRRIAEISHLLVEAGVVTLAAFVSPYIKDRENIKNIVGNENFVEIYINTSLEECERRDVKGLYKKARAGEIKNMTGVSAPYEAPVNPDLEIVTDHQSIETSVQTILDFIIQKLK is encoded by the coding sequence ATGAGCATAAACACAGTTAGACATGAGTATAAAATCACAAAATCAGATCGTGAAAAGCTAAATGCGCATCGCTCTTTTTTGGTATGGTTTACTGGTTTGTCTGGTTCTGGGAAATCGACCTTAGCTAATCTGGTCGAAGTGGAATTGCATAAAAGAAACATTTCAACTTTTAGCTTAGATGGCGATAATATTAGACAAGGTATCAATAAAGATCTTAGTTTTGCTCCAGAGGATCGTACCGAAAACATCAGAAGGATTGCCGAAATCAGTCATTTGTTGGTTGAAGCTGGTGTGGTTACCTTGGCGGCCTTTGTGTCGCCGTACATCAAAGACCGGGAAAATATAAAAAACATAGTAGGGAACGAAAATTTCGTCGAAATTTATATCAATACCTCATTAGAGGAATGTGAACGTAGAGACGTAAAAGGTTTGTATAAGAAGGCAAGAGCCGGTGAAATTAAAAACATGACAGGTGTTTCAGCACCTTATGAGGCGCCTGTGAATCCGGATCTAGAAATCGTAACAGACCATCAATCGATAGAAACATCGGTTCAAACTATTTTAGACTTTATTATTCAAAAATTAAAATAA